The Mycobacteriales bacterium nucleotide sequence CCTCGAGCTCGGTCTGCCCGCCGACGCGCGCGACTACGGCACCGGCGCGCAGATCCTCGTCGACCTCGGGATCCGCACGATGCGGCTGCTCACCAACAACCCCGCCAAGCGGGTCGGTCTCGAGGGCTACGGCCTGGAGATCGTCGGCCGGGTGCAGCTGCCCGCGCACCCGACGAAGGAGAACCTGCGCTACCTGCAGACCAAGCGCGACCGGATGGGCCACGACCTGCCCGGCCTGGCCGACTTCGAGCTCACCGAGGCCTCCGCCGACGACGTGCACCCCGGCGAGACCACGTGAGCGGCGCCGGTGCTCCGGCCGCCGAGGTCGTCGACGCGAGCGGCCTGCGGCTCGCGGTCGTCGCGACGCGCTGGCACGAGCGCATCACGGGGGCCCTGCTCGACTCGGCCCTGCGCACGGCCGCGGAGTGCGGTGTCACCGACCCCACCGTCGCCCGGGTCGCGGGTGCTGTCGAGCTGCCCGTCGTCGCCCAGGCACTGGCCCGCGACCACGACGCGGTGGTCGCGCTCGGCGTCGTCGTCCGGGGCGGCACACCGCACTTCGAGTACGTCTGCCAGGCTGTCACCGACGGCCTCACCCGCGTGGCCCTCGACGAGGGCACGCCGGTCGGCAACGGCGTCCTGACCACCAACGACGAGCAGCAGGCCCTCGACCGCGCGGGCCTGCCCGGCTCGTCCGAGGACAAGGGCCGCGAGTCCGTGCTCGCCGCGCTCGACACCGCCCTGACCCTGCGCCGGCTCGACCAGCGCACGTCCTAGGAGACCCTCACCGTGCTCGCCGTCGTCCTGCCCAAGGGCAGTCTCGAGAAGCAGACCCTCGATCTCTTCAGCTCGGCCGACCTCGGCGTGCTGCGCGGCTCGGACCGGGACTACCACGCGAGCGTCGACGACCCGCGCATCGACAAGGTCCGCTTCCTGCGCCCGCAGGAGATCCCGACCTACGTCGAGCAGGGCATCTTCGACCTCGGCATCAGCGGCCGCGACTGGATCACCGAGACCGGCGCCGACGTCGTGAGCCTCGGCGAGATCGGTGGCGGCCGGGCGGGCGCGGCGGTCGTGAAGGTCGTGCTCGCGGTGCCGAAGGAGTCGCCGTGGGAGTCCGCGGCCGACCTGCCCCACGGCGTGCGGATCTCCACCGAGATGCCCGAGACCACCCGGCGCTACCTCGAGGAGCACGGCGTCACGGCGAAGGTCTTCACCAGCCACGGCGCGACCGAGGCGAAGATCCCTGACATCGTCGACGCGATCGTCGACCTCACCGAGACCGGCTCGAGCCTGCGCAAGGCCGGCCTCAAGGTCATCGCCACGCTGCTCACCAGCCGCACCGAGCTCATCGCCAACCGCGCGGCCTTCGAGGACCCCGAGAAGCGGGCGGCGATGGAGGACATCACGATGCTGCTGCAGGGCGCGCTGCGTGCCCGCGGCCACGTGCTGCTCAAGCTCAACGTGCCCACCGCACGGCTCGACGAGGTCCTCGCCGTCCTGCCCGCGATGTCGTCTCCGACGATCATGACCCTGGCGGCCGAGGAGATGCGCGCGCTCGAGACCGTTGTGCCGAAGCTCGGCGTCAACCGGCTCATCCCGTCGTTGAAGGCCGCGGGTGCCCGCGACATCCTCGAGCTGCCGATCTCCAAGATCGTCGACTAGTGGTCGCCGCTCCGCCCGTGAGCAGTGGGGTCGCGGCGGACCGGCACACCGCCGCGCTGGCAGCCAGCGTCGGATCCGGGGCGCTGGTGGCCCTGCAGGCGCGGGTCAACGGCGAGCTCGGCAGCCGGCTCGACGACGCGCTGCTCGCTGCCGTCGTGTCCTTCGGGACGGGGCTGGTCGCGGTCGCCCTCGTCGTGGGGCTGCGCCCGGCCGCCCGCGCGAAGCTCCCGGCCCTGCGCGACACCAGCTGGTGGCACCGGCTCGGCGGCCTCGGCGGTGCCGGTCTCGTCGCCGTCGGGGCCTACGCCGCCCCGCGGATCGGGGTCGCGCTGCTCACCGTCGGCATCGTCGCGGGCCAGACCACGGGCGGGCTCCTGGTGGACAGGGTGGGCCTCGGGCCCTCGGGTCGTCGGGCGTTCTCCACGGCCCGGGTGGCGGGTGCCGCGCTGTGCCTCGTCGCGGTCCTGGTCGCGGCCGCCGGCAAGGGCCTCGGCGACGCCGAGCCACTGCTGCTCGTCCTCGTCGTCGCCGCGGGTTTCGCCATCTCCGTGCAGCAGGCCCTCAACGGCCGGGTGCGGGCAGCCACCGGCGACGCCTCGGTCGCCACCCTGGTCAACTTCGTCGTCGGGACGACCGTGCTCGTCGCGGCCTGGCTCGTCGTCTCGCAGGTCACCGAGCGCGGTGACATCGACTGGCCTGGGCAGTGGTGGCTCTACGTCGGCGGACCGCTCGGTGCCACCTTCGTCGCCGTGGCCGCCGTCGTCGTCAAGCGGCTCGGGGTCCTGCGGCTCGGCCTCGCCGTCATCTCCGGCCAGCTGCTCGGAGCGGTCGTCCTCGACCTGGTCAGCCCCGCTGCCGACCACGGTGTCGCTGCGGCGACCCTGCTGGGCGCTGCCCTCACGCTCGTCGCCGTGGTCGTCAGCGGTCGGTCGCGATGACCGCCCCCCTGGAGCTGCGCCCGCGACGGCTCGTGCGGACCGCCCGCGTCGCTGCGGGCCTCATCGTCGTCGTCTTCGTCGTCGTCGCGATCGCGCTGGGTCGCTCCGGCAGCGGCCCGGTCCGGCCCGGTCAGCTGCGCTTCGGCCTTCCGGATCAGCTCGCGATGGTCGGCCTCGGGCTGCTCGCCGCCGGCGCCGTCCTGCTCTTCACCCGCCCACGCGTGCTCGCCGACCGCGACGGCGTGCTCGTGCGCAACGTCCTCGGCGAGACGCGCCTGCCGTGGCAGGTCGTCACGGCGGTCCGGCTCGACGACGGCGCGCCCTGGGCCAGCCTCGACCTGGCCGACGACGACCAGCTCGCCGTCATGGCGCTGCAGACCAACGACGGCCAGCACGCCGTCGACGGCGTGCTCGCCCTGCGCCGGCTGCTCGCCGACAGCCGCGAGCCCCGCGACCCCACCTCCTGAGCGTCGGTCGACCCACGGCGCGTCGTACGCCGCCCACCGCCCGCGACCACGGCGGACAGGGAAGACTGTCCCTGCGGGGGCTCCTCCCGCGAGGAGTCCCGCCGAACGGAAGACGTGGACGTGCGACGCACCCCCCTGTTGATGGCTGCCATGCTGGGCCTGGTCCTCGCGGTCCCCGCCGATGCCCTGCAGCCCGACGCCGGCGCCGCGGCGGTCCCGGCCGCCCGCACGACGGCGACCTCCAGCGCCGCCAGTGACCTCGGCGCGCGGGTCAACACCGCGCTGTCGGCCGCAGGAGCCCCCACCATCGCGGCTGCCGTCGAGGTCGACGGGCTCGGGACCGTGCTCCGCCGCGACGCGGCCCACCAGCTGCCGCCGGCCTCCACCCAGAAGTCGTTCGTGTCCGGGGCGGCGCTGCTGAGGCTCGGGCCCGCGACCCGCTTCCGGACCGAGGTCGCCGCCCTCAGCGCGCCGGTCGGCGGGGTCGTGCAGGGCGACCTGTGGCTCGTCCCCGGGGGCGACCCCTACCTCACGACCAGCGGCCTGCGGGCGCTCGCGAAGGCCGTCCGGGCTGCGGGTGTCACCCGCGTCACCGGCGTCCTGCGCCTCGACGACAGCCGCTACGACGCCACGCGCCGGGCCGAGGGCTGGAAGCCCGAGTGGGTGCCCGAGGAGTCCGGCCCGCTGTCGTCCTTCGCCGTCGACGCCAACAGGTGGCGCAAGGACAGCGCCTTCCTCAACGACCCGGCGATGCCCAACGCGGTCAAGGCGCGCGACCTCATGCGCGCCGAGGGCATCCACATCGGCACGATCACCCGGCAGCGTCGGCCAGCGTCGGCGACCACCCTCGCAAGCGTCCAGAGCGGCCCGATGTCGGCGGTCGTGCGCCGGCTGCTCAAGCACTCCGACAACTTCGCCGCCGAGCTCGTCCTCAAGGAGGTCGGCCGGGTCGTCAGCGGCAAGGGGACCAGCGTCGACGGCCTCGCCGCGGTCCGGTCGGTCCTGGGCCAGCTCGGCGTCAAGGTCGGTGCAGGTGCCGACGGCTCCGGCCTGTCGGTCCACGACCGGCAGAACCCCGACAGCCAGGTCGCCCTCCTGCGGGTCCTCGACGCCTCCGAGGTCTCGGCCGCGTTCCGCGCCGCTCTGCCCGTCGCCTGCCGCGACGGCACCCTGAAGGAGCGGATGTGCGGCACCGCGGCGGAGGGTCGCGCCGCGGCCAAGACCGGCACCGTCACCGGGGTGCGCTGCCTCGCCGGCTACACCACCACCCGCAGCGGACGGGTCGTGCGCTTCGCCTTCCAGATCACCGGCGTCAAGGACGGCACCCGGGCCCGCAACGCCATGGACCGCGCGGTGGCGGTGCTCGCCGCCGCGACCGAGTGAACGCCCACTAGCCTGCCGCGAATGGGCACCCTCACACGACCTGACGGCGCTGTGCTGCGCTACGACGACACCGGCCCAGGCACCGGTGGCGACCACGAGCACGTCGTCGTGCTGAGCCACGGCCTGCTCATGGACCGCACCATGTTCGCGCCGCAGGTCGAGGCACTGCGCCACCGCGCGCGCTGCATCACCTGGGACGAGCGCGGGCACGGCGAGACGGACTACGACGGTGCGTTCTCCTACTGGGACAGCGCCGACGACGTCGTCGCTCTGCTCGACCACCTCGAGGTCGACCGGGCCGTCCTCGTCGGCATGAGCCAGGGCGGGTTCCTGTCGCTGCGGGCGGCGCTGCGCCACCCCGAGCGGGTCGCTGCTCTGGTGATGTACGACAGCCAGGCCGGTCCGGAGGACCCCGCCGTCGCGCCGCTCTACGACGGCATGGCGGCGGCGTGGGCAGCCGACGGCGCCGACGAGGCCACCCTCGACTACGTCGCTCACGAGATCCTGGGCCCCGACGTCGACGCCGAGCCGTGGAAGCAGACCTGGCGCAGCCAGCCCCGCGAGCGCGCCGCCCAGGTCATCCGTCCCCTGCTCGACCGCGAGGACCTCACCGACCGCCTCGGCGAGGTGGCCTGCCCGGTGCTTGTCGTGCACGGCACCGCCGACACCGCGATCCCCGTCGAGAAGGCCAGGGCCGTCGCCGACGGCGTCCGGGACTGCCGCGGCCTGGTCCTCGTCGAGGGGGCCGCCCACGCCGCCGGCCTGTCGCACCCCGACGAGGTCAACGCAGCGATCGCGGAGCTCCTGGACGACCTGTGAGCGACAGTGGGCCCGGCAGCCGGCTCGACACCGGCGCGGCCGACGAGCGGCTCGTCCGCGCTCTTGTCGCCTGGCGGGAGACCGGACAAGGGCGCTCCGAGGTCCTCGCGGCACTGTCCGGGGCGCGGGTCTTCGCGGCGATCACGGCCACCTCCACGGCCGAGCACGTCGACGCCGGGACAGGCCTGCGGGCAGAGTCGAGCGCCGACATGGCGCTGCTGACGCTGGTCACCGACGGCCACCGGGCCCTGCCGGTCTTCACCTCCACGGGGGCCCTGCAGCGCTGGCGGCTCGACGCGCGACCGGTCACCGTCCCCGGCGAGCAGGTCTGCGCGGCCGCCCTCGAGCAGGGCGCCGGGACGCTCCTGCTGGACCTCGACCTCGCGGTCACCGGGCAGGAGCTGGTCGACCTCTCCCGCGGCTACGTCCCCGTCACCGGGTCGTCGCTCGCCACCCGGGTCGCCGACAGGGGTACGACGCAGGGCTTCCGCACGCCGGCCGACCCGCCGAAGGAGCTGCTCCGGGCGCTGGCCTCGGCGCTGTCCGGCGAGCCGGTCTCCGCCGCGCGGCTGCTCGACGGCCCGGACGGGCCGGTGCTCGGGGTGGTGCCCACCCTGCCGCTCGCCGCGGTCGAGCTCGCCGACCTCGCGCGGCGTCTCGTCGTACGCCTGGGTCCTGCTCTTCCGCCCGAGGGCCTCGACCTCGCGGTCGTCCCGCCCGACGGTCCTGGTGCCACGGTCCCGGGTCGGCTGACCAGACGGCTCAGACGGGGCCGGTGAGCCGCTCGCCCGGGCCCTCGCCGGGGGCGTCGGGGGAGGGGCTGGCCTCGCGGAAGGCGCGCTGCAGGGACTGCAGGCCGTCGCGCAGCGGGTTGGCGTGGATGCCGAGGTCGGGCTTCGCGGCCGTCACCAGCCCGGCGAGCGCGGTGATGAGCTTGCGGGCCTCGTCGAGGTCGACGGCCTGCTCGCCCTCGTCGCCGAGTCCGAGCTTCACCGCGGACGCGCTCATCAGGTGGACGGCGACGGTCGCGATGACCTCGGCGGCAGGCACGTCGGCCAGGTCGCGCTCCGCAGCGCTCGGGTCAGCGCTCGGGTCAGCGGCCGCGTCAGCGGTCGGGTGAGCGGTGGGATCGGTGTCAGGGGCGGGCATGCTGCTACCCTTGCAGGGCGACCCGGCCCCGGCCTGCCCGGGGTCGTGCAAGCGGAGGCCCCACCTCCCACCCGCTCGGCTCACGCTGACGGGTCCGGTCGGCCGTCAGGGCACGTCCCTGGTGGCTGTTCGAGTGTGGGCCCTGCGCGACGCGCGGGGCCCTTCGCCGTGAAGGGGCCCGCTCCACTGTCACTGGAGGCCCCATCAGCGCAGAACCCAGGATCAACGACCGGATCCGCGTCCCCGAGGTGCGGCTGGTCGGTCCGAACGGCGAGCAGGTCGGCATCGTTGCCATCCACGAGGCCCTGAAGCTGGCCCAGGAGAGCGATCTCGACCTGGTCGAGGTCGCTCCGATGGCGCGGCCACCGGTGTGCAAGCTCATGGACTACGGCAAGTTCAAGTACGAGTCGGCGCAGAAGGCGCGTGAGGCCCGCAAGAACCAGGTCCTCACCGTCATCAAGGAGATGAAGCTCCGCCCGAAGATCGACCCGCACGACTACGAGACCAAGAAGGGCCACGTCGTCCGCTTCCTCAAGGCCGGCGACAAGGTCAAGATCACGATCATGTTCCGCGGTCGCGAGCAGTCCCGCCCCGAGCTGGGGTTCCGGCTGCTGCAGCGCCTCGCGACCGACGTCGCGGAGCTCGGCTCCGTGGAGTCGGCCCCGAAGCAGGACGGCCGCAACATGATCATGGTCCTGGCCCCGCACAAGAGCAGCGCCGACCTCAAGAAGGCCGCCCGCGACGGTGCGGACGCCCCGACGTCCGAGCTGACCAGCGATCTGACGACCGGCGTGACGCACGACGAGACAGACACCCCCGCTCCCGAGGCGTGAACCTCGGGGGACGACCCCAGTAAGGACTGACGGCGATGCCCAAGCAGAAGACCCACAGCGGCGCGAAGAAGCGCTTCAAGGTGACCGGGACCGGCAAGATCCTGCACGAGCGCGCGGGCAAGCGGCACCTGCTCGAGCGCAAGGCGAGCAAGCTCACCCGCCGACTCTCCGGCACCGCGGAGCTCGCCCCCGGCGACGCCGCCAAGGTCAAGAAGCTCCTGGGCCGCTAGCCCTCTCCCGACGACAGACAGGAACACGAAGTGGCACGCGTCAAGAGGGCCGTCAACGCCCACAAGAAGCGCCGTGAGGTCCTCGACCTCGCCAGCGGCTACCGCGGTCAGCGCAGCCGGCTCTACCGCAAGGCCAAGGAGCAGCTGCTCCACAGCGCGACCTACGAGTACCGCGACCGCAAGAAGCGCAAGGGCGACTTCCGGCAGCTGTGGATCACCCGCATCAACGCCGCTGCGCGCGAGAACGGCATGACCTACAACCGCCTCATCCAGGGCCTCAAGCTCGCGGGCGTCGAGGTGGACCGCAAGGTCCTCGCCGACCTCGCGGTC carries:
- the ribH gene encoding 6,7-dimethyl-8-ribityllumazine synthase — its product is MSGAGAPAAEVVDASGLRLAVVATRWHERITGALLDSALRTAAECGVTDPTVARVAGAVELPVVAQALARDHDAVVALGVVVRGGTPHFEYVCQAVTDGLTRVALDEGTPVGNGVLTTNDEQQALDRAGLPGSSEDKGRESVLAALDTALTLRRLDQRTS
- the hisG gene encoding ATP phosphoribosyltransferase, with the translated sequence MLAVVLPKGSLEKQTLDLFSSADLGVLRGSDRDYHASVDDPRIDKVRFLRPQEIPTYVEQGIFDLGISGRDWITETGADVVSLGEIGGGRAGAAVVKVVLAVPKESPWESAADLPHGVRISTEMPETTRRYLEEHGVTAKVFTSHGATEAKIPDIVDAIVDLTETGSSLRKAGLKVIATLLTSRTELIANRAAFEDPEKRAAMEDITMLLQGALRARGHVLLKLNVPTARLDEVLAVLPAMSSPTIMTLAAEEMRALETVVPKLGVNRLIPSLKAAGARDILELPISKIVD
- a CDS encoding DMT family transporter — its product is MSSGVAADRHTAALAASVGSGALVALQARVNGELGSRLDDALLAAVVSFGTGLVAVALVVGLRPAARAKLPALRDTSWWHRLGGLGGAGLVAVGAYAAPRIGVALLTVGIVAGQTTGGLLVDRVGLGPSGRRAFSTARVAGAALCLVAVLVAAAGKGLGDAEPLLLVLVVAAGFAISVQQALNGRVRAATGDASVATLVNFVVGTTVLVAAWLVVSQVTERGDIDWPGQWWLYVGGPLGATFVAVAAVVVKRLGVLRLGLAVISGQLLGAVVLDLVSPAADHGVAAATLLGAALTLVAVVVSGRSR
- a CDS encoding PH domain-containing protein encodes the protein MTAPLELRPRRLVRTARVAAGLIVVVFVVVAIALGRSGSGPVRPGQLRFGLPDQLAMVGLGLLAAGAVLLFTRPRVLADRDGVLVRNVLGETRLPWQVVTAVRLDDGAPWASLDLADDDQLAVMALQTNDGQHAVDGVLALRRLLADSREPRDPTS
- the dacB gene encoding D-alanyl-D-alanine carboxypeptidase/D-alanyl-D-alanine-endopeptidase; protein product: MAAMLGLVLAVPADALQPDAGAAAVPAARTTATSSAASDLGARVNTALSAAGAPTIAAAVEVDGLGTVLRRDAAHQLPPASTQKSFVSGAALLRLGPATRFRTEVAALSAPVGGVVQGDLWLVPGGDPYLTTSGLRALAKAVRAAGVTRVTGVLRLDDSRYDATRRAEGWKPEWVPEESGPLSSFAVDANRWRKDSAFLNDPAMPNAVKARDLMRAEGIHIGTITRQRRPASATTLASVQSGPMSAVVRRLLKHSDNFAAELVLKEVGRVVSGKGTSVDGLAAVRSVLGQLGVKVGAGADGSGLSVHDRQNPDSQVALLRVLDASEVSAAFRAALPVACRDGTLKERMCGTAAEGRAAAKTGTVTGVRCLAGYTTTRSGRVVRFAFQITGVKDGTRARNAMDRAVAVLAAATE
- a CDS encoding alpha/beta hydrolase, which translates into the protein MGTLTRPDGAVLRYDDTGPGTGGDHEHVVVLSHGLLMDRTMFAPQVEALRHRARCITWDERGHGETDYDGAFSYWDSADDVVALLDHLEVDRAVLVGMSQGGFLSLRAALRHPERVAALVMYDSQAGPEDPAVAPLYDGMAAAWAADGADEATLDYVAHEILGPDVDAEPWKQTWRSQPRERAAQVIRPLLDREDLTDRLGEVACPVLVVHGTADTAIPVEKARAVADGVRDCRGLVLVEGAAHAAGLSHPDEVNAAIAELLDDL
- a CDS encoding SseB family protein yields the protein MSDSGPGSRLDTGAADERLVRALVAWRETGQGRSEVLAALSGARVFAAITATSTAEHVDAGTGLRAESSADMALLTLVTDGHRALPVFTSTGALQRWRLDARPVTVPGEQVCAAALEQGAGTLLLDLDLAVTGQELVDLSRGYVPVTGSSLATRVADRGTTQGFRTPADPPKELLRALASALSGEPVSAARLLDGPDGPVLGVVPTLPLAAVELADLARRLVVRLGPALPPEGLDLAVVPPDGPGATVPGRLTRRLRRGR
- a CDS encoding DUF1844 domain-containing protein translates to MPAPDTDPTAHPTADAAADPSADPSAAERDLADVPAAEVIATVAVHLMSASAVKLGLGDEGEQAVDLDEARKLITALAGLVTAAKPDLGIHANPLRDGLQSLQRAFREASPSPDAPGEGPGERLTGPV
- the infC gene encoding translation initiation factor IF-3, giving the protein MSAEPRINDRIRVPEVRLVGPNGEQVGIVAIHEALKLAQESDLDLVEVAPMARPPVCKLMDYGKFKYESAQKAREARKNQVLTVIKEMKLRPKIDPHDYETKKGHVVRFLKAGDKVKITIMFRGREQSRPELGFRLLQRLATDVAELGSVESAPKQDGRNMIMVLAPHKSSADLKKAARDGADAPTSELTSDLTTGVTHDETDTPAPEA
- the rpmI gene encoding 50S ribosomal protein L35; protein product: MPKQKTHSGAKKRFKVTGTGKILHERAGKRHLLERKASKLTRRLSGTAELAPGDAAKVKKLLGR
- the rplT gene encoding 50S ribosomal protein L20, giving the protein MARVKRAVNAHKKRREVLDLASGYRGQRSRLYRKAKEQLLHSATYEYRDRKKRKGDFRQLWITRINAAARENGMTYNRLIQGLKLAGVEVDRKVLADLAVTDAPAFAALVELARAALPAPSVGGPVTQKAS